TCGGGGTGACACCTGTGTCTTCAGCGATTTTTCGTTGTCGCTTCAAGCTGGTGAGCATGTCGCCATCCTCGGTCCCAACGGGGCAGGCAAATCAACCCTCTTGAAATTGCTGGCGGGAGAAGTCCATCCCTTCCCGCATGATGAAACCCATATCCGGTTATTTGGCGAAGAACAGTGGAATGTCTGGGACGTCCGCAAGCGCTTAGGGATGGTGTCCCATGACCTTCAACGTCAATACATGGACCAAGTGACCGGTCTGAAAGTGATTCTGTCCGGTTTCTACGCCAGCATCGGCATCTATGGTCATCAAAACTTTAGCTATGCGCAGATCGTCATGGCAGACAAGATGTTGGAGGAGATGGGGGCCAGTTCATTGCGGGAGCGACGATTCGGAGAGATGTCCACAGGCGAGCAGCGACGCTGCCTGCTGGGCCGTGCGCTGGTGCATGACCCGACGGCGTTAGTGCTGGATGAACCCACCAGTGGCCTCGATCTGACGGCGACGTTCCACTATTTAGATCTCGTTCGCTCCCATATACAAAAGGGGAAAACGCTCTTGCTGGTGACCCATCACATCCATGAGATTCCGCCTGAAGTGGAGCGTGTGGTGCTATTAAAGCAAGGGAAGATTCTGCAGGACGGTGAGAAACGTGCTGTTCTCACAGAAGGCAACCTCAGTATGTTGTTCGGCTGCCCGGTATCGTTGGCTCAGGCCAATGGCTGGTATCAAGCTCTGCCAGGGCATAGCGCACCACACTGAAATTTTTCATCCTCCTCCAAGGGTGACCGTAAAGGTCAAATCTGCATCGATGCGCCGCACTTTGACGGCGACTTTCTGTCCCGGCGTCGTTCGTTCGATGAGATAGTTTTTCAGATGGGCGGCATCGTTGATCTCAGTGCCTTCGATGGCAATGATGATGTCGTGCTTCTGAATGCCGGCTCCTTTGGCCGGTTCAGACACGTCCTTCACCGCCATGCGCCACTTGGTGCCGTCCTTCACGGGCATCATGTGAATACCCATCTTTGAGAAAGTCATGGGTTTGCCTTCCAGGGCTGCGTTCACGATTCGGTTGGCCAGAATCGCCGGAATGGCAAAGGCCATGCGGCTGCAGCGCGCGGTGGAATCGTCTCGTTCGGTTTGGATGATGGCATGCATGATCCCGACCACGTCTCCCTTGTCATTGAAGAGCCCGCCACCGGAATTGCCGCTGCAGGCGGCCACGTCGGCCTGGATCAACCTGGTGTCCACCGTTTGGAGGAAGGTGTTCGTATTGCCCAAGTGGCCGAAGGACATGGTCGGGCCCCAGCCCATCGGATAGCCGACGGTGAAGACTTCCTGGCCTGGCAGCACGTCACCGGAGGCGAATGAGGTCGTGGCTCGAAGCTTGGCGCGGTGGGCTTCTGCGATGCGATAGACCACGACGTCCATGAAGGCGCTGTCTCCAACCAGGTCGGCCGGGAGTTCGTGGAGATCGGTGGTCAGGATATGGATCTGCTTCTGAATGACGGGTCCGGTGGTGACATCTTGTTTTTCTGCTGCGTGCCGGGCGGTGACGATGTAGCCGTCGCGCAGGTGAAATCCGGTTCCGCGGACAAGTATCTTTCCTGGTTTGTCGGGGCTGCGTTGATCCTGCGTATCTTCGAGAATGCCGACGGTCGAAAACTTGGCGCGGTCAAGCGCTGTGGGTGCAATCTCGGCCTGTGCTGGAACTGTG
This window of the Nitrospirota bacterium genome carries:
- a CDS encoding ATP-binding cassette domain-containing protein yields the protein MTNSPPILDIQHATVYRGDTCVFSDFSLSLQAGEHVAILGPNGAGKSTLLKLLAGEVHPFPHDETHIRLFGEEQWNVWDVRKRLGMVSHDLQRQYMDQVTGLKVILSGFYASIGIYGHQNFSYAQIVMADKMLEEMGASSLRERRFGEMSTGEQRRCLLGRALVHDPTALVLDEPTSGLDLTATFHYLDLVRSHIQKGKTLLLVTHHIHEIPPEVERVVLLKQGKILQDGEKRAVLTEGNLSMLFGCPVSLAQANGWYQALPGHSAPH
- a CDS encoding trypsin-like peptidase domain-containing protein, giving the protein MCSRHSSIRNWTLCLLALPLFGVTVPAQAEIAPTALDRAKFSTVGILEDTQDQRSPDKPGKILVRGTGFHLRDGYIVTARHAAEKQDVTTGPVIQKQIHILTTDLHELPADLVGDSAFMDVVVYRIAEAHRAKLRATTSFASGDVLPGQEVFTVGYPMGWGPTMSFGHLGNTNTFLQTVDTRLIQADVAACSGNSGGGLFNDKGDVVGIMHAIIQTERDDSTARCSRMAFAIPAILANRIVNAALEGKPMTFSKMGIHMMPVKDGTKWRMAVKDVSEPAKGAGIQKHDIIIAIEGTEINDAAHLKNYLIERTTPGQKVAVKVRRIDADLTFTVTLGGG